TTGGCAACAATACCTCTTTCCCAAAATGTCGCTCAAAAAATTCACCAACACTGCAGACAAATCATTATGTCAATTCTACAGGTCATGCATTCATATTCAACATAGAAACAAATCCTCTATACTTGATCAAGCTCTTACTCATCAGTCCTACTCCTGCTGATTTTGCTCACTTCCTCTTTGCTACTTTTCAAATTTAGCAAGTGTTGTGTGGAGGAACCGTAAGTATGGCTTGAGTTAGGAGAGGAAAACGAGTGACTGAAATTTTGAGAGAAGGCAACCACTACCCTATCTTGAAGGGTAGCAAACTACTCCTTGAACACCTTCATAGGGAAAGTCCAGCAAAACCAGAAGGATGGAGGGAGTCTTTTGATGCTAATAATGAAGTATTTTATTGATGTTTCAGTAGAAGGTAAATTCAGCGATAATCCTTTCCATCAGTATAGATAGAGCAAGGGCACTTGCCTTTCCTGAACATGCTCATCAGAAAGCTCAGTAGCATTGCGTTTTCTCCAGAGAAATGGTTCCAACATACTTTGCAGCTGAGAAAAAATCAGTGGCCTTTTTATCAACAAACTGTTGCAGCTAAAAACATCAAAATGAAATCATAACAAAAGATGCAACAAATTCTTGCAGCtccaaaataaaagttttataCAAGGGGATGctctaaaagtaaaaatacGTCAAGAACACAAATTTGCAGTTCTATGTCCTTTGTCCCTCCTTTTTGGTCAATCAATTAGTTTTAGAAACCAAATTATTGCATACACCAAAAGCTAAGTAAATAAATACCAAACATGTTTTAGCATAAATAACCTTTGATTTTGCTGAAAGGATATTGCTCGTGAGCAGTGCAGCTGGATTTGAAGGTAGCTGCAAAGGTTGCAAGCAACTGTCAATAAGAAACAGATTGGAAAATACAGAATTTGCCTCGAATACAAATACAACTCAGTATCCAGTGTTAGAAGTTCATAGAGGTCAAAAGAAAATGCAGAGGACTTACTAGCACCGGAAGACCATCTCTAGCTATGTACCTTTTATTTTGTGAAATTGGCTGTGACAGAAGAAGCAATCATATAAAGATCTCGTAAAAGCAACCTCAAAAGTCAAAACTAGATTAAGTACAATAAGGCTGCTTTAAGCTGATGATATAATAATTTGCTTCTAGAACataatgcaaaaacaaggcTTCATTGCATCAGTCGccttgtaaaggttttcaaaaaacTAAACCTATTTTTCCCCGCaatgtaaaggtgtaaaaatatCGCATTTTGGGCCGTCACAAGGAAAATATCATGTTTTCGACCTATAGTTGGAATAACGATCACATAACTCCCGTCACCGCATCACCATGTCATTACCAGGATCATGACAATTACCGTATTTTTGCACTACGGACTCTAGAAAGCAAAGGGAATGGGCTTAGACAGAAAACTTACCAACTGTTGCTTCTCACGAAGCCCAAGATCATCGATCAAACTCGAGACCTCTGCCTCACTTTCTGTCTACAAGCATATCAGAAAGTGACATGTTAACCACAGAATTGACCCAAAATCCAGCAAGTAAAAAGTAATTGGTTCTAAATCAGAAAACCAGCATTGTTGATAAACATTACCATAGTATTTGCCCCCTCATCCCAAATAAAACCATcttttttaacagttttaagtTTGCCTCCAGCTCTAGAATCAGCTTCAAACAATGTCACACTCAAACCATGGGATTTTAGCTTATATGCAGCAGCAAGTCCACTAGAACAATTCCACAAAATCAATTTAGTAAATTAATACTCTATTCTAcagaaaatagatgttaaaaAGTAGTATGATCTTCTGAAAATTTGCCCATCCCAAATACAAATCATTATGCAAAAACCCATCCAAATTAGGAACAATCAAAGcaaaattttacaatctttcttgaacagaaacataaaattTACCTAACTCCAGCACCAACAACAGCAACCCTTTTAGCAGAAGCTGAAAATCCCCAATAAAAACAATTCAGAATGTAAAATCATCAAAAGAAAGTGTAGTTGAAAGGGATTGCTTAAGATATATGAAGAAAGGTTGACTTACTGGGTTCATCCCGCTCAGAAATGTTGCCCATTACAGCTACTGGGTAGTTCTTGGTGGAAACTGACAATGGCGATGGCAATGCAAGTTTTGGTGAAAGGTGGGTAATGGATTGAATTACCATACGATCGGTTCAAATTTGCTAAATTCTGAATCCAATTTTGTCTCAATCTGCCAATTCAATTCTTTTACCCTTTTTAGTTTGGGTGCAAAACGTTAAAGTTTCCAAAGTAGAAATTGTAAATTGAAGTTGATAAAACAAGTTAATCACATTTTATAAACGAATTACTTTTAAAAGAACGTTAATCATATTTCATTGACAATGGAATTACCATATTACCTAGTCAAAGGCTTGGATTTGATTCTCATTCATCATCTTATCTGGTAGGGTGGTAATCAATAAACAAGTTGCAATCTGCTTAGTAAAGTGTTTAGAAAACAACTGAGTTGATAATTGATTTGAATGGTTGATTTAGTTGCTGACTTTATAAATCTGTTTGATCAGTTGATTTATAACAGTATGTTTAAAAATagcttatttttgttaataatttgtTTCAACCAAATACTAGTGATAGATGGTTAAAACACTTGTGTATCAATTTGTGTCAAATAagttataatttcataataagTTATTATACCAAACAATCTaaagattttagtttgattgaCGGGTTTAAATGTGATTTGATTAAGTTGATTCAACTATGGATTAGATTTGGTTtgctttaatattaataatgattcAAGGGTTGTATGGTTCTAATTAATTCTCGATTCAGTTCAACCTAGTTCAATTGAGTATTAAATTTGGATAGATTTTAAAtcgatttaatatatattttagccTTTGGATAGCATATATTACCACGTCTCTCTTAAAGAATATGATACAACTAATGTAAATTTGGACTTAAACAattctaattgaaataaatgagTGGGTAGCAAGATTATAGCACAATTTCATAATCTTACGATCTTATTTTTCTTATGTGtgattttttacatattttttcacATACACtctaatacttaaaaaaaacatttgataTTTACATATTACAAATTAAGTGTTTCAAGGACATGaagttttaaattaataattctgCTAAGGACTtaaatttgtagtaaagtttaCGTGGTATCATGGCACGAGTTGAGCTTTAaaatgattgatagactactcatattaaaaatgtgtttttttcaAGAAAGTTCATTTGCTAGGAACTcggaaattaaatatatttggtgagtaagaattttaaaatggGTAATCTCATGATCGATTTCAGTTGAAATTCTGTCTCTAATAACATTGATCTTGACAATTGGTATATTTATGTTACACGACTTCTTATTATaatgtttattgttattatattatttttatggtaAATTATTGAAGCAATGATAGTATAACTATAAAGTTAAAAGcgtatataagaaaaattatgtgaaaattaaatttaaaagtttcgTTTTTACTTATCCTATAAAAAAAGCATTTTGattaacatataaaaatttcATGTTTATATCATTTATTTTACGAGTCATTTCCCAgaataatgtttaaaaaaaaaatttcccactTTACCTAATTTGGGAAAGAATTTCCcagaataccgtccacgtggaaaagtctttttttttttttcagaccaaaccgccacttgaaatggcggtttacataaagcacaaaaacgccacatgaagtggcggtttggtcaaggcaaaccgccatctcatgtggcggtttgatccctggtaaaccgccacttcatgtggcagTTTGCTGGTGGCctgcaacaattttttttttctttcatttcccctaaatagtgaacgtaacctgcattaaactagttcaataccatctattccatattaatcaattacgaaccagcttgatttgaaaaaattaattatgaaaataatgcgaagatatattacaatcatgaacatacaaagttaaaatcatacaagaatatacaagaagttaaaataatataagaatatacaaagtttgttaaactacaacccccggccccttttgttttgcgcaccggtggatgatgatggtgtgaactcgtcaacctccgcaatgacattaagagtaggagctcgtcgttgactagcacgctgatatgtgataatcctttgcggaggcgatggatgtggcggaggagtgttgatggaagacgggggaacgaacggtgacatagtagcggatgtcgatggcgatctggaagaccgaccctGAGTAGATGAACGATGGCGGCCTCTTatggaccgagaactggatcctccggaagagctacctcgatcggctgaactccttggagaaggagtgtggaatgtgtcatctacgtcgccaatgacgggtggagtcggtatgaggtactcataacccgcttgactcaatgcatcggtcaacgacgcattaatggagcctaaggtctgagaacatagccgatagcccacgtcaactggcgatgtagcggccccttgaatcgtgtcattacattgtatcaacaccgatcggatgcgctcagcctgtttgttatcattatattgttaaaacagttacttaaaactattactatttgttatgagcgttgaaagaaaacgtaccagtaacgtagatgtcagatggtaatgtgatcctggctgcgcaaatgcggtgttcgttaggcgtaatatggagatgcgcctgtaccaactcatgtacatagcagagctatgacctgtgaagttatctcctccaACCAATGTAGACGCTCGGtcgttccacgcatctacatgcgatctatgtcgtacgaggtagttcttgtccccagtcctcctatcgatcgcatgtagttgacgTTGGGTATCACAGGCTTGCGGAAttacctgctccaaaccgaattgacgcatgacacgatccgggagatgtagctcgacgatgtcaaagcaaataagaggacaacgcgatctccaaatctcgtggcccgatgtacatatgtgcggtagagcttccatcttagccgctgtgtaaggctgccatgtcatctgtaatagaaatgaatatgcttagtaatgtatacaatttattcataactaatacaaatagtaaatgttactaacctgctcgtcccgttgtcgatctaGTGTGTccctgtagtagacgagagtatgtggggagtgggatctcgaaagatatacgcgaagccagctgcaaacaaataaacattaattaacattttcatctatcataaaatagtgaaattatgaatttgaatagtgaattgagtgttgctaccttactgccaaaggatccatcccgcgccgatgctgtgaccctaatatcggttcaaaatcatccgcgtcatcttcctgatcatgttgcccatccGGTCGAACCGTCCGAATaatgggcctccctatatgaatgtgctcccatgaccatatctgtaacaacatcaagcatccacccatgtccttggcacccttacgagatgctcgacataagttacgatacagatacgctagggtagcacttccccaactgtactcacctacgcgctccaagtctcccagtagatggagatagatcaactgtaccgagtcgccgctcttgtccggaaacaagatgcatccaaacaggtacaaatTGTAAGCTCGGGCATGTCTGTCAACCGTCACATCATCTGCATCATCCTCAAGCGCGCTAAAATGCTGTCGAagccaagtcagcttcaatgacgatccaacgatgatcttcggctgggtggggtcttgagg
This Amaranthus tricolor cultivar Red isolate AtriRed21 chromosome 13, ASM2621246v1, whole genome shotgun sequence DNA region includes the following protein-coding sequences:
- the LOC130798785 gene encoding serine/threonine-protein phosphatase 7 long form homolog, translating into MGLPVEGQAVIGHGEGNWPALHFSALEDDADDVTVDRHARAYNFWGSATLAYLYRNLCRASRKGAKDMGGCLMLLQIWSWEHIHIGRPIIRTVRPDGQHDQEDDADDFEPILGSQHRRGMDPLAVSWLRVYLSRSHSPHTLVYYRDTLDRQRDEQDK